TCTTTCCACGACGGTTTGCGCATGGCGTAGATCACGAACGGGGCGCCCACGACTACCACGCAACCGATGATGAGCACCGAGAACCAAACGGTGTTGCTGCCGGTCGAGATCTGGCTGGGCGGTACGAAGCTCAGGACGAAGGCCAGCAGGGCTCCGCAGAAACCCAGACAGCCCAGGAACCACATCAGGCCGTTGCCCTTGCCCAGGCGGAATGGGCGGTCGGTGTTCTTCATCTTGTAGCGCAGCACGATCGCCGCCGAGAACATCAGCATGTACATGATCAGGTACAGCAGTACGGTCAGCTGCGAAAGTATCTGGTAGAACGACTGCACCGAGGGCATCACGACGAACAGCAGCGCCAGCAGCGTCACGACGCAGCCCTGGATGAGCAGGATATTCTTCTGTACGCCGTTCTTGTTGGTCTTCTGGAAGAACGGGGGCAGGTAACCCGCCTTACCCACGGCGAAGATACCCTTCGAAGGGCCGGCCACCCAGGTCAGCACGCCGGCCAGCACGCCGAACATCAGGGCGATGGCGATGATCGGGCCCGCCCACGACATGTGCAGGTAGTGGAAATAGTTGTCGAAGCCCACCAGCAGCGACTGCGTGAGGCTGATGTCCTTGGCCGGGATGATGAAGCCCAGCGAGAAAGTACCCAGCACGAAGATGCAGACCGTTACGAGCGAACCGATGATGATGGCCTTGGGGTAGTTCCGCGACGGGTTCTTCACGTCCATGACGTGTATACCCATCATCTCCATACCCGCATAGAACAGGAAGATACTGCTGGCCAGCACCAGGTTGTCGAATTTCGACAGGTCGGGGAAGAAACCCTGCGACATGTCCATGTGGTTGTGTCCGCCGGTCGAAATGTAGATGATGCCCAGCAGGATCAGCAGGCCAGCGGGAATGATCGTACCGATCATACCGCCCCATTTGCTGATCTTGCCGACCCATCCCAGGCCCTTGAGCGCGATGAAGGTGGCGATCCAGTAGATTGCCAGCACCATGCAGAGCGTGAAGACCTTGTTCGAGGCCAGCGTCGCGTCGTGCGCGTCGTTCATGCCGATGAAGGCGATCGACACGGCACCGAACGTCAGTACGGTGGGGTACCAGATCGTCGACTCGATCCATTGCAGCCAGATGGCCAGGAACCCCGTGCGGGCGCCGTACGCCTCACCGACCCAGCGGAATACACCGCCCTGTTTGGTGGAGAACATCGCGGCCAGCTCCGCGGCGACCATGGCCGTCGGGATGAGGAAGACGATGGCGGCAAACAGATAGTAGAATGCCGATGAAAGTCCGTAGACGGCCTCGGCGGGGAGGCCGCGCAGACTTACTACGGCAGTCACGTTCATAATCGCGAGTGTCATGACACTCAATTTGAACCCTGTGCTTGTGGTAGTTTTCTTTACATCCATAATTCGGTTTGATTGAAATTGGTTTTAACGCTCATTGAGGTTGCAACTACCGTGCAAATCTGCCCGGCAGGCTCATTTTGTCCGGGCGATAGCGGCAGTGTTGCCGAAAAAAACTATATTTGCACATAAACTTTACGCCTATGTACCGCACCGCGTTAATCCTGGCTCTGGCCCTCTTCGCCGCCTCCTGCGGCGGACGCCGTTCACGGCCGCAGCAGACGGCCAGTGTGCCGCAGCCTCGCGTATTCCTCCCGGCGATCGCGCCGGCGCGCCTCTCGCCCGAAGAGCAGCGCGACTACCTGCGCTGGCACTATTGGGATCGCTTCGATTTCGCCGATACCCTGTTCGTCCGCGAGGCCGATACCGCACAGATGGTCGAGGCCTATGCCCGGTGGGTGGCCCTGATCTCCGACCGTCCGGCCGACGCCGCGCCGATGGATTCGCTCATGCGCCGCGCCTCCGCCTCGCGCCCGTTGCTCGACTACTTCACGATGCTCGCCCAACAGGTGATCCACGACCCCAATTCCCCGCTGCGCAACGACGAATTCTATATCCCTGTAATGCAGGCCGTGCTGGCGAGCCCCTACTACGACGAATACGAACGCATCGGGCCGGCCTACGACCTCGCTATGGCATCGCAGAACCGCCTCGGGCAGCGTGCCAACGATTTCCGCTATACGCTCGCCTCGGGCGCCACGGGTACGCTCTACGGCGTGAAGGCCGAATATACGCTGCTGTTCATCAACAACCCCGGCTGTGGGATGTGCAAGCAGCTGCGCGAGCAGATCTCCGGCTCGCCCATGCTTTCGGAGATGATCGAGCGCGGCCGCCTCAAAATACTGGCGCTTTATCCCGACGAAGACCTCACCGAGTGGCGGAATTACCGCGACCATATCCCTGCGACCTGGATCAACGCCTACGATGCCGGCTGCCTCGTCCGCGAAAACGGCACCTACGACCTGACGGCCATTCCGTCGCTCTACCTGCTGGACAGCGACAAGCGCGTG
This Alistipes onderdonkii DNA region includes the following protein-coding sequences:
- a CDS encoding DUF5106 domain-containing protein, translated to MYRTALILALALFAASCGGRRSRPQQTASVPQPRVFLPAIAPARLSPEEQRDYLRWHYWDRFDFADTLFVREADTAQMVEAYARWVALISDRPADAAPMDSLMRRASASRPLLDYFTMLAQQVIHDPNSPLRNDEFYIPVMQAVLASPYYDEYERIGPAYDLAMASQNRLGQRANDFRYTLASGATGTLYGVKAEYTLLFINNPGCGMCKQLREQISGSPMLSEMIERGRLKILALYPDEDLTEWRNYRDHIPATWINAYDAGCLVRENGTYDLTAIPSLYLLDSDKRVLVKDSTDVPYIEEVIDRRG
- the gadC gene encoding putative glutamine/gamma-aminobutyrate antiporter GadC; the protein is MDVKKTTTSTGFKLSVMTLAIMNVTAVVSLRGLPAEAVYGLSSAFYYLFAAIVFLIPTAMVAAELAAMFSTKQGGVFRWVGEAYGARTGFLAIWLQWIESTIWYPTVLTFGAVSIAFIGMNDAHDATLASNKVFTLCMVLAIYWIATFIALKGLGWVGKISKWGGMIGTIIPAGLLILLGIIYISTGGHNHMDMSQGFFPDLSKFDNLVLASSIFLFYAGMEMMGIHVMDVKNPSRNYPKAIIIGSLVTVCIFVLGTFSLGFIIPAKDISLTQSLLVGFDNYFHYLHMSWAGPIIAIALMFGVLAGVLTWVAGPSKGIFAVGKAGYLPPFFQKTNKNGVQKNILLIQGCVVTLLALLFVVMPSVQSFYQILSQLTVLLYLIMYMLMFSAAIVLRYKMKNTDRPFRLGKGNGLMWFLGCLGFCGALLAFVLSFVPPSQISTGSNTVWFSVLIIGCVVVVGAPFVIYAMRKPSWKDPEAAADFAPFHWEQQPVVAAPVHTNDPGPMAKPSDTELHNK